Proteins encoded in a region of the Vicia villosa cultivar HV-30 ecotype Madison, WI linkage group LG5, Vvil1.0, whole genome shotgun sequence genome:
- the LOC131605856 gene encoding uncharacterized protein LOC131605856 has protein sequence MAPPLKTGKRNYSYSFVNPNLKSVECLAKKITPDESTNFREKYGYILSLLKMPFTKDEQEGVHTLLQFYHPSLRCFAFTDYLLAPTLEEYSSFLGIPVGKEVPYYSAMKAPDSIEIAKALYLSKSVVEANLTKKGGCHGFRMEFLVKRGCDAAEAKEWDTFRAILALSIYGIVMFANVPDFVDMNAIHIFILQNPIPTLLGDVYHSVHHRNEQKGGLVRFCAPLLYRWFRSHLPERGAFVDSRYTSRWADRIMGLRAKDIVWYNRSLDHMEVVMSCGKFKNVPLMGIRGGINYNPILARRTYGYAFISPPEQAEIAENIYYHSATNVGQMAEAAQAWENICWRDKKYFGQRDCATYKDYTEWVEVVANTQGMPFPPKDPPAGVQPNIVSMPCYNQTVEQNRKLTEQMETMQVKMNTDRGSTSQKRSRVTIDSKSAKSQEREIKEHYEDQLAELTKRLQIQTDIAKSEKARRKKADKLLLERQAKIEGCYEEIRKLKGRMEEKGQSDTQAQEEARCWELRSRYLETMHFRKDLLIQEVVKRPTHAETKKLIFCTSNVVVQLIDYVSLSCLLISVVLVLVMLHYLLRYLVLLV, from the exons ATGGCTCCACCACTGAAGACTGGCAAGCGCAATTACTCTTATTCTTTTGTGAATCCTAATCTGAAGTCTGTTGAGTGTTTGGCAAAGAAGATCACACCGGATGAGTCGACCAATTTCCGAGAAAAATATGGGTACATTCTGAGCCTCCTCAAGATGCCATTCACCAAGGATGAGCAAGAGGGAGTTCACACTTTGCTTCAGTTCTATCATCCTTCCCTCCGTTGTTTCGCATTCACTGATTATCTTTTGGCTCCTACCTTGGAAGAGTATTCGTCATTCCTTGGCATTCCTGTTGGGAAAGAGGTACCTTATTATAGCGCCATGAAGGCCCCTGATTCCATTGAAattgctaaggctctttatttgagcaagtcagtCGTGGAAGCAAATCTCACCAAGAAAGGAGGTTGTCATGGTTTTCGTATGGAGTTCCTGGTTAAAAGAGGTTGTGATGCTGCTGAAGCCAAAGAGTGGGACACTTTTAGAGCTATTCTGGCTCTAAGTATCTATGGTATTGTGATGTTCGCAAATGTACCTgactttgttgatatgaatgccATCCACATATTCATTCTGCAGAACCCCATTCCTACGCTTCTGGGGGATGTTTATCATTCCGTTCATCATCGTAATGAGCAGAAAGGAGGTTTGGTTAGATTCTGTGCTCCGCTGCTATACCGTTGGTTCAGATCACATTTGCCGGAACGTGGAGCTTTTGTTGATAGTAGGTACACATCCAGATGGGCTGATAGAATTATGGGGCTTAGAGCTAAGGACATTGTCTGGTACAACCGATCCTtggaccatatggaagttgttatgagttgtgggaagttcAAGAATGTGCCTCTCATGGGCATCAGAGGTGGGATCAACTATAATCCTATCCTGGCTAGAAGAACATATGGATACGCTTTCATTAGTCCTCCTGAACAAGCAGAGATCGCTGAGAATATTTACTATCATTCAGCCACCAATGTTGGGCAAATGGCAGAAGCTGCGCAAGCCTGGGAGAATATTTGCTGGAGAGATAAGAAGTATTTTGGTCAAAGAGACTGTGCGACTTATAAAGACTATACTGAGTGGGTTGAAGTTGTGGCCAACACCCAAGGGATGCCCTTCCCTCCAAAAGATCCTCCTGCTGGTGTGCAACCCAACATTGTATCCATGCCTTGTTATAATCAGACTGTGGAGCAGAATCGGAAATTGACTGAGCAAATGGAGACGATgcaagttaagatgaatactgatag AGGAAGTACTTCTCAGAAAAGGTCAAGGGTGACCATAGACTCTAAATCTGCTAAATCTCAAGAGAGGGAGATCAAAGAGCATTATGAGGATCAGTTGGCGGAATTGACAAAGAGGCTCCAAATCCAAACTGATATAGCCAAATCAGAGAAAGCCCGTCGAAAGAAAGCAGACAAGCTCCTTCTAGAACGTCAGGCAAAGATTGAGGGGTGTTATGAAGAGATTCGCAAGTTAAAGGGTCGAATGGAGGAAAAGGGACAAAGTGATACTCAAGCTCAAGAGGAGGCCAGATGTTGGGAATTGAGAAGCCGTTACTTGGAGACCATGCATTTCAGAAAGGACCTATTGATTCAAGAAGTTGTTAAAAGACCAACCCATGCTGAGACCAAAAAGct aatattttgtacttcaaacGTGGTTGTGCAATTAATCGATTATGTTTCCTTATCCTGTTTGCTTATCTCGGTTGTGCTTGTCTTGGTTATGCTTCACTATCTTCTCCGTTAtcttgtgttgttggtttga